AGGCGGATGCAGACGCCGTCGGCGACGCGGCCGCAGCGGCCGGCGCGCTGGTTGGCGGCGGCCTGCGAGATCGGCTCGATCTGCAGCTGCTCGACCTTGTTGCGGTAGCTGTAGCGCTTCACGCGCGCCAGGCCCGAGTCGACCACGTAGCGGATGCCCGGCACGGTCAGCGAGGTCTCGGCCACGTTGGTGGCCAGTACGATACGGCGCGCGTTGGTGGTCTTGAAGACGCGGTCCTGTTCCTCGCTAGATAAGCGGGCGAACAGCGGCAGGATGTCGACGTGCGGCGGATGCTGCTTGCGCAGCGCCTCGGCGCAGTCGCGGATCTCGCGCTCGCCGGGCAGGAACACCAGCACGTCGCCCTGTCCCAGGCGACACAGCTCGTCGACGCCATCGACCACCGCGTCGACCAGGTCGCGCTTGTCGCGCGCCGCCTGCGCTTTCGACACGCCCTTGCTTGAATCCTGCGCGCCGGCCGGCGGCGAGACCGGGTCGCGCTCGACCGGGCGGTAGCGCACCTCGACCTTGTACAGGCGGCCCGAGACTTCGATCACGGGCACGGGTTTTTCCGGCGTGCCGAAATGGCGCGCGAAGCGGTCGGCGTCGATGGTCGCCGAGGTGATGATGATCTTCAGGTCGGGCCGACGCGGCAGCAGCTGCCTCAGGTAGCCGAGCAGGAAGTCGATGTTCAGGCTGCGCTCGTGCGCCTCGTCGATGATGATCGTGTCGTAGGCGCGCAGCAGCGGGTCGGTCTGGGTTTCCGCCAGCAGGATACCGTCGGTCATCAGCTTGACCCAGGCGCCCGGCGACAGCGTGTCGTTGAAGCGCACCTTGTAGCCGACGTGTTCGCCCAGCGGCGAGCCCAGTTCGTGGGCGATACGCTTGGCGGTGCTGGAGGCGGCGATACGGCGCGGCTGGGTGTGGCCGATCATGCCCTTCTCGCCGCGTCCGAGTTCGAGGCAGATCTTGGGCAGCTGGGTGGTCTTGCCCGAACCGGTTTCGCCGGACACGATCACGACCTGGTGGTTCATCAGCGCCTTGGCGATTTCCTGGCGGCGTCCGGAGACCGGCAGGTCTTCCGGAAAGGTGATCGGCGGCAGAGGATTGCGCACGGCCGGCTTGCGCTCGCGTGCGGGGGCGTCCGCGCGCGTCTGCGCCTGCGCGCGAGGCGGGCGCGTCTGCGGCTGCGATTGGCTTTCGGAAGATGCGGCGCGCGCCGTGTTCGGTGCAGGCTTGTTACTCTGTTCAGACATTGATTTCTTCAAGATTTGGTGCGCACGACGCGCAGCGAATTATAATGCGGCAAATGGAAAACCCTACCCTATTCGTCCAGTGGCTGCGCTCTGTCGCGCCGTATATTCATGCGTTCGGCGGCAAGACCTTCGTCGTCGCTTTTCCCGGTGAACTGGTCGCCTCCGGCGCCCTGCCGGTACTGGCGCAGGACCTGTCCCTGCTGGTCGGCCTCGGCATCCGCGTGGTGCTGGTGCACGGCTCGCGGCCGCAGGTGGCCGAACAGCTGGCGCTGCGCAACGTCGAGGGCCGCTTCCACAACGGCGTGCGCATCACCGACGGCGCCGCCATGGAATGCGCGAAGGAAGCCGCCGGCGAACTGCGCCTGGACATCGAAGGCGCGTTCAGCCAGGGTTTGCCCAACACGCCGATGTCGAATGCCCACATCAGCATCGTCTCCGGCAACTTCGTCACCGCGCGCCCGCTCGGCGTCATCGACGGCGTCGACCACGAGCTGACCGGCGTGACCCGCAAGATCGCCGCCGACAAGATCCAGACCATCCTCGAAACCGAGGACAACATCGTGCTGCTGTCGCCGCTGGGTTTCTCGCCCACCGGCGAGGTGTTCAACCTGACCATGGAAGACGTGGCGTCCGCCGCCGCGATCGCGCTGCGCGCCGAAAAGCTCATCTTCCTCACCGAGGCGGAACTGATGCGCGACGCGGCCGGCGCCGACATCCGCGAACTGTCGACGCACCAGGCCGAAGCCGTGCTGCAAGCGGGCTTCCTGCCGGCCGACGCCTCGTTCTACCTGCAGCATGCGATCAAGGCCACCAACCGCGGCGTCGACCGCGCCCACGTCGTGCCCTACCAGATGGACGGCTCGGCGCTGCTCGAACTGTTCACCCACGATGGCGTGGGTACCATGATCAGCGCCGAAAACCTGGAGAGCCTCCGTCCCGCCACAATTGAGGACGTCGGCGGAATTATCAAGCTGATCGAACCGCTCGAAGCCGACGGCACGCTGGTCAAGCGGCCGCGCGAGCTGATCGAACGCGAGATCGAGCAGTTCTCGGTCATCGAGCACGACGGCGTGATCTTCGGCTGCGCCGCCCTGTATCCCTTCCCGGAAGAGAAGATGGCCGAAATGGCTTGCCTGACCGTCAGCCAGGATGCCCAGGCCCAGGGCGACGGCGAGCGCATCCTCAAGCACATGGAAAACCGTGCACGCGCGGCCGGCATGAGCAAGCTGTTCGTGCTCACCACCCGGACCTCGCACTGGTTCAAGAAGCGCGGCTTCATCCCGGCCACGGTGGAAGACCTGCCCAAGGACCGCGCGCACATGTACAACTGGCAGCGCCGCTCGCAGGTGCTGATCAAGCCGCTGTGATGGCCGGTGCGTTTTTACGTACCGCCTTATAATCACGTTTTTCGAATATCCGAACCAGGAGCAAGAACATGGCCCGCACCGTCCACTGCATCAAACTGAACAAGGAAGCCGAAGGCCTGGCCTTCCCGCCCTACCCGGGCGAGCTGGGCAAGCGCATTTATGAAAGCGTGTCGAAGGAAGCCTGGGATGGCTGGCTCAAGCACCAGACCATGCTGATCAACGAAAACCGCCTGAACATGGCCGACGCACGTGCGCGCAAGTACCTGGCCACGCAGATGGAGCGCCACTTCTTCGGCGAAGGCGCCGACCAGGCGCAAGGCTACGTGCCGCCGACCGCCTGAGCCTTCCGACTTTCCGCCACGCGCAACGCCGATCATGAAAGCGGCGCCGGGATCCGTTCCCGGCGCCGCTTTTTTTCGTCCATCCGTCGCCGTCCGATCCTTACCAGCCTGTCATCCACGCCTGCGCATGGATCGGCGATACTTGCCGCCTCTATCTCAGCACAACCGTTCCAAGAAACCGCAAGCCATGGAGCCCACCGAACTCATCAGCGACGATGCCGCCTCCTCCAATGACGCCCTGAACCGCAAGGTGGCGCTCACCGTCGCCCTGCTGGCGTCCTTCATGGGCGTCTGCAAGATCAAGGACGACAACATCAACCAGGCCATGCAGCAGGCGCAGGCCGACAAGATCGACCACTGGGGCTTTTACCAAGCGCGCAACCAGCGCCAGGAAAACGCCCACATCGCGCTGCTGCAGTTGCGCCTGGCTGCGCCGGCGCGCCCGGCCGCCGAGCAGGCCGGCTACCAAAAAGCCATCGAGGAACTGGAAAAGCTGGAAGCCGACCAGGCGAAAAAGAAGCAGGACGTGCAGAAACAGGCGCGCGACGACCAGGCCAACTACGACGCGCTGAACTACCGCGACGACCAGTTCGACCTGAGCGACGCCGCGCTGGCGCTGTCGCTGTCGATGCTGGCGATCACCACGCTGACGCGCCAGCGCTGGCTTTACCGGGCGGCGCTGGTGCCGACCGCGTTCGGCGTGTTCTACGGCGCCGCCGGGCTGTTCGGCTTGCCGTTCCATCCGACCTGGCTCACCAACCTGCTTTCCTGAAACCGGCGGTATGCGTTAGCGTAAGGTGGCCTCGCAAAACCGTAGCGGGCATCGCAGACCGCCAGTGCAACGCGGAGCAGGTTTGGCGAGGTTACATTCCACGACATTGGCGCAGCTCGCAGCGCGCCATGAAGGTCTTGCCGTTGTCGCACTGCATCCGATAGACCTCGACCGGCCCCGGCGGCGTCACCAGGCCGGCGCCCAGGCCACCCTGGCAAGCCTGCTCGCGCGCCATGCGCTCGACCGTGGCCGAGGACACGCCGGTGTGGAACGGCAGCTTCTCGATCGGCGCCCCATCGGCGGTGCGCAATGCCGGCTCGGGCGCACGCGCGGGCGCGGATGCCTGCGCGCGCGTGGCCGGGTCGGCCGGCATGAGGCTATGGATGCCCGCGCAGCCGCTCAGCAGCAGTAACGGCAGCAACGCCAGGCACGGCAAGGTCGCGGACAGTCGCTTCATCGGCCTCTCACCCCCCGTAGGTCATGGTCTTGACGCCGTCGCCCGTGCCCAGCAGGCAGACGTCGGCGCCGCGGCGCGCGAACAGGCCGACGGTGATCACGCCGACGATGCCGTTGATGCTGGTCTCCAGCGCCACCGGGTCGGCGATGTCCAGGCCGGCCACGTCGAGGATGTAGCCGCCGTTGTCGGTCACCTGCGGCTCATTGGTGCCCTTGTTCAGGCGCAGGCGCGGCTGGCCGCCCAGGGCCTGCAGCTGGCGCGACACGGCATTGGCCGCCATCGGGATGATCTCGACCGGCAGCGGGAAGGCGCCCAGCCTGGCGACCAGCTTGGAGCCGTCGGCGATGCAGACGAAGCGCCTGGACACCGAGGCCACGATCTTCTCGCGCGTCAGCGCCGCGCCGCCACCCTTGATCATCGCGCCCGAGCCGTCGATCTCGTCGGCGCCGTCGACGTAGACGGAAATCGAGTCGACATCGTTCAGGTCGACCACGTCGATGCCGTGGCTGCGCAGGCGCGCCGCGGTCGCTTCCGACGAGGCCACCGCGCCCTTGATGCGCTCCTTGATCTTGCCGAGTTCGTCGATGAAGTAGTTGGCGGTCGAGCCGGTGCCGACGCCGATGATTTCGCCGTCGACCACGTAGTCGATGGCGGCGCGGGCCACGGCCTGCTTGAGTTCGTCCTGGGTCATGTCAATCGTGGGAGGTAGGGAAATGGCGACATTTTAACGGATGGCGGCGCACCCGCCGCAAATCGCTTGCCCTCCCGGCCGTGCGCCGAGTGCCGGCGTACGGCCGCTTGCAGACCGCTCAGTGGCCGCTGCTGTTGCCGCTCAGTGGCCGCTGCTGTTGCTGGTGGCGCTGGTGCCGGTGCTGCTGGTGCCGGTGCTGCCGGTGCCGGTGCTGCCGGTGCCGCCGGCGCCGGACGACGCACTGCCGCGGTCGGCCGCCGTCGGGGTGCCATAGGCGCCGATGCCGGTCGCGTTGCCTGTGCCGCCTGCACCCGAGCTGGTGTTGTTGTCCGAGTTGCCGACGCTGGTGGCCGCGCCCGAGGACGAGCTGCCGCTCATGTCGCTGGCGCTGGGGCCGGTCGAGCTGCAGGCCGCCAGGCCCAGGGCCATCAGGCCGCCGATCAGTACGCTTTGGTAGGTTTTCATGGTGTGCTCCGATTCGAGGTTGATGACGTCGATGTTAAGCCGGCGGCGGCCGTTTGAAATAGGATGAGTCCGTCTCACGGCGTAGGAACAGCCGTACGATCTCTTTCCATTGCCGGCCGCGCAGCCGTCCGGGTCAGCGGTTGCCGACGCCGTTGTTCACGCCGTTCGAAGCGGCGCCGGTCGGCACGTTCGGCGGCGGGTTAGCGCCGTCGAGTGTCGGCGGCGTGGCCGGCGACGCGGTGTTGGTCGCGTTGTTGCTGCCGCCCACGCCGGCGCCGCTGTCGACGCCACTGCTTGCGGTCGCGCCGGATGAGGAGCTGCCGCTGCTCAGGCTGCTGCCCGTGTCGCTGGGCATCGGCGTCGAGCTGCAGGCCGCCAGGCCGAGCGCCATCGCGCCGCCGACCAGGATGCTATGAAAAGTTTTCATGATCTTCTCCTTCGCTCAGCCGATCGGCCCGATCAGCGGTTGGCGCCGCCGGAGGTGCTGGTGGCGGTGGACGGCGCTGTCGGGGCGCCGGTGTTGGTGGCGTTGTTGCTGGCGCCCGCACCGGCATTGTTGTCGGCGCCGTTGTCGCTGCCTGCGGTGGTGGTGCCGGTGTTGGTGCTGCCGGTGCTCATCGAGCTGCCGCTGCTCATGTCGCCGCCGCTGGTGCCGGTCGAGCTGCAAGCGGCCAGGCTGAGGGCCATCAGGCCGCCGATCAGTACGGTTTGATAGGTTTTCATGATGTTCTCCGTTGGGTGGTTGTACAACTGATCTGGGGCCGCCAGCTCGTGAGCAAAATAGGATGAGGTCGCTCTATCGTGTAGGAAGAGGCGCACGGCCACTTTGCCGGCGTGCCCCTGCCGCGCCGCTTTCCATTTCAGTGTATGCCGCTCCCGGTTTCGTCGCGCAGACGCGCGCGCCACGCGCCCAGCACCGACAGCGCCGACTGGAACTTGCGCTCGATCAAATCCGCCTCGGTGGGCGTGATGATACCGTCGAGCAATGCGCTCGACACCGCCTCGGCCACTGCGCCGACCTCGCTCATCACCCGGCACACCGTCTGCGACAGATCGTCCTGGCGCGCCGATTCCGGCTGGGGCACGACGAACGCCGCCATGCCATGGCGCACCAGCAAGGCATGCAGTGGCAGATGGGCCTCCGCCACGCCCGCTTTATGGCAGCACTCGACGATCTGCGATACCTCTTCGAATGAGGGGTAGTGCGAGGCGATCGTCGGCGATAACTTGTTGCGCAACACGTTGACCGATATGTCCAGCTCCTGCGCCAGCGCATCCAGGCCGCCGGGGAACTTGCGCGCCACCGTGTAGAGCGCATCGTGCTGGTTCATGTCCAGGTAGCGTCGGGTCATGGTAATCCTCGCAGTGTTTTACCGATGCGTTCCAGCATCGTGTTCGTTATTCTGATTCTAACTTTTGACGGCGCCCTTGACCATGTTGAAGACTGCCCATTTCTCCATCGTGCTATCCGTGCTGCTCGCGCTGGCGCCTGCCCTCGATGCGGGCGCAAAACCGGGCGCCTCGTTCAGCCACGGCTTTTCGTCGCACGCTTCCAGCGGCCATGCATCGACGCCGTCATCGTCGCATGCGGCGGCGCCGAAATCCGGCTTCGGTGCGTTCAGCAGCCGGCAGGCGGCTGCTGGGGCGCCGGCGCGCAGCCCCGGCGCAGCCGATGCAAGCAATGCGGCCCCGACCCGGCCGCGCGGCGGCTTCGGCAGCTTCGGCAGCGCCCAGGGCGCGCCACGGCAGTCCGATTCGGCGCTGTCGCAGCAGCTGAGCAAACAGTCGGCGCAGGCCAGGGCGCTGGAGACGCTCGGCCAGCGCAACGCGGCCAAGGCGGCTTCGAACGCACCCCAGCCGGCCCCCCAGCCGATACCGCAGCCGATGCCGCCAAATGGCATGCAAACGCCGGCGGTCCCGCCCACGGTCGTGGTGCACCAGGGCGGCGGCGGCCTCGGCCACGTGATCGCCGGCGCCATGATCGCGCGCAGTGCCAGCGCACATGCGCACGGGGGCGGCTACGGGGGCGGCTATTACCCGGCGCCGGGTGGCCCCAACAACGGCGTCAACGGCAACGGCGCACACAGTGGCGGCACGTCGTTTTTCAGCATGCTCGTGACGTTGTGTCTGCTGGCGGTGATCGCCTGGGGACTGTGGTTCGCCTGGCGCGGCTGGCGCCGCCACCGCGCCGCCCGGCGCGAGGCCGACAAACCGAATTATTCGTTCGAAAGGAACTGAGGCCATGGCCTGGAAAGATGTGTTCAGTTACGTGCGCGGCATGGCCGACAAGCGCGGCTTCGGCGCCGCCGCCGCCGGGGAGGCAACCCGCGCCGACGACGGCCTGCCGCTGGGCGCGCGCATCGGCAGCCTGGTGAAGATCCAGCAGTCGCCGATCATCCGCGCCCAGGCCAACGGCTCGCTGATCGCCACGCTGGACGCCGGCGAGGACCGCGTGCTGGCGGTGTCGCAGCTCAAGCTGGAACCGCACACCGAGCTGTACCGCTTTTATCTGGCGATGGGCGACGATGACGGCAAGGAAAAGTTCCTGCAGGTGTTCTGCCGTCCCGACGGCGCCATCGCCGAGATCCTGTACTGCACCGGCCTGGCGCGCGTGATCCCGGAATCGCTCGAAGACCAGCGCGCCTACACCGGCGAAGCCGGCTACGGCCTGGGCGACGCCGGCTACACGCTGTGGCGCGAGCAGCTGGCCGACATGCTGTCCGAGGCCGGCCTGGCCGCCGTGTTCGGCGATCTCGACCGGATCGACTTCACCCGCGACGCGGGCGCGCGCGAGTCGGTCTTCGTGGCGCCGTTCCGCGGCCAGGAAATCCGCATCGACGACGCCCAGGGCAAGCATGGCCTGCGCCAGCAGCTGGTCACCATGCCGTACGTGCGCCAGCTGGCCGGCGGCGCACGCGAAATCTTATCGATCACGACCGAAATCGTCGACGGCGTCGATGGCGACGCCAGCCGGCGCGACATCCATGTCGACTTCGTGATCGGCATCCCGGTCGAACCGGAACGCATCACAGTGCAGTAGTACTTTTACCAACGAAAGGAACAGCAATGAGCAACGCTAGTGGATGGGGCCTGACCGCACGCCTGGTGACGAAGCATTTTGGCGCCCTGGGTAGCCGGATCGCCGAGGCGATCGCCAACTTCGACCCCGAAACCGCGACCGAGGCCGATCGCGACCGCCTGGTCGCCACGCTGCGCGACACCGCGCAATTGCTGGCGACCGCGCGCGCCCAGTTCGCCAAGGAGCACGGCGACGTGATCAACCTGCAGACGCTGATCGCCAACGACGAACGCGCCGCCGAGAAGCTGGCCGAGCGCCTGGCCGCCGGCACCATCTCCGAAGCCACCGTCACGATGTTCTGCGACGAGCTCGAGTCCAACAAGGCGCGCCTGCCGCAGGAGATCCAGGAAGAGGCCGACGCCAAGGAATACATGGACGAGCTGCAAAAGATCGTCGACGCACTGTCCAGGCAGCTGGCCGAGTTCGACGCCCAAGCCAAAAAGGCGATGCAGGAACTGGCCGCCGCCAAGGCCCAGAAGCAGCTGCAGGAAATGCGCATGGAGCGCCAGAGCCAGCTGGCCGGCTTGACCAGCATGCAGGGCAGCTCGAGCGCCTTGACCGCCCTCACCCGCCGCGCTCAGGCGGTCAGCAACGAGGCGGCCGGCATGCGCATCGTCGCCGACATCGGCCAGAAGCCGCTCGACCAGCAGGCCGAGCTCGACGCGATCCGCAAGTCGGTCAGCCAGCCGGAAGCCGGGACCGAGAGCGCGCTGGAACGGCTCAAGCGTCTCTCGAGCAAGACGCCGGCATGATCGTGGCGTCACGGTTATGCGCCGCCGCCGCGGCGCCATGCGGCAGCGGCGGCGGCATCACGAGGCGGATTCACTCGAACTTCTGCACGAATCCGACATAGACCCGCCGCGCGACGACGTGCTCGAACCCGCTCTGGCGGAAGGTGGCGGCGTCCGTCCGATCGCTGCGCCGGCTGCCATCGAAGATATCGTTGGCGTTGACCGTCAGACTCAGCGTCTTGCCCAGCTTGTGCTTCCAGCCCAGGTTGACGCTGCTGGTCGCGCCTTCGCGGCCAAGCGGCGTGATGCTGGAGGACTGGCCATGCGCATCGAGCGAGACGTCGTCGTGCGCGCCGCTCCAGGCCGCGCGCAGGTTGAGCGTGCCCGCCAGGCCGTCCTGGCGCACGATATCCGCCAGGTCCGGCGTCTCGAGCGTCACCTGGTACACGCTGGTATCCACGCCCAGGCGCAGCTGGGCGTTCACGGTCCAATCCAGCGAGCCCGAGACCCCGACCGAGCGCGCCTGGCCGCCGTTCTGCTTCGACGTGACGATCACGCTGTCGTCGATGCTGCGCGCGTCGACGACCGTAGCACGGCTGGTGCGCACAAAGGCGCCGAGATTGCCGCTCAACCGTTCCACCTGCGCATCCAGGCCGGCTTCCCATGCACTCAGGCGCTGCGGCTGCAGGCCGGGATTGCCGCGGCTGAGGTCGTGCGCATCGACGTAGGTGGTGAAAGGATCGAGGTCGCGCGGGTCGGGCCGCTGCAGGCTGCGGCGGTAGCTGAGCGTCAGGCCGGCCTTGCCGCCCAGGTCGTATTTCAGGTGCAGGCTGGGGTCGAACGTCTGCCAGTGTGCGGCCTGCGCCGACTCCACACGCACGGCCATGCGCTCCAGGCGTGCGCCCAGCAGCGCTTCCCATGCTTCATGCCGGATCTGGTCGGTGACGTAAGCGGCTTGGACCAGCGTGTTCACCGCGTAGGCGTTGGTCGTGCCGGGATCCGGCGTCTCGGCGCGCGTCAGCGGATCGAGCGCGGCCTGGTAGTTGCCGAGCTCGTCGACCTGGCCGCGCAGGTCCAGGCCCAGCCCCAGCTGCCCGCTGTCGAGCGGGCGGCTCCAGTCGAGCGTGCCCTGCGTGAGATGGCGCGCGCTGCGGCTCGCGCCGTGGCTGAATGCGGTCGCGCGCGCGGGCGCGAGGAAGACGTCGCTGTACGACTTGTCGACCAGCGCGTCCGTGCTGCTGCGCTGGAACATGGCCTTGAGCGCGCTGGCGCTGTCCTGGTGGCTGAAGCTCAGGCTGGTGCTGTCGTCGGACTGTTCGTTGGGACCGTCCGAGATGCGGTGATAGCGGGTCTCCGTGCCGTCGCCGCGCTCGCTGTTAAGCACGTCGAACAGCGGATGAGAGCGGCGCGCGTTGTGCCGCGCCGTCAGGCTGAGCGTGTCGTGCTCGCCGATCGCATCGTCGATGCCGAAGGCCGCGCTGTCGACCACGCGATGGACGAACACCTCCGAGCGCTGCGTCGTCCGGCCGCTCCGTCCTTGCAGGGGATCGCGCCAATCGACGCTCGACGCGCGCAGCTTGTCGTTGCCGTCGTGGCGCAACGCCAGGCTGGCGTGCGCGCTCAGCTGGCCGCGCGTGACGTCGCCCGAGGCGCCGAGGTTGCACAGCCCCCCCTTCGCGGTGCTGCCCTGCACTTGCCCATGCGCGCCCGGTTTGCGGTTGCGCTTCAAGACGATGTTGAGGATCGCGCCGCCGTTGGCGTTGTAGGCCGCCGATGGATTGGTGATGACTTCGATGGCGGCGATGTCGGCGCCGCTCATGGTCTGCAGCGCCAGCGCGCGCTCCTCGCCGGAGCCGGACAGCATCGCGCTCGGCTTGCCGTCGACCAGCACCGTCACCTGCTTGTTGCCCTTGACCGTGATCCGGCCGTCGGCCGTGACCGATACGTCCGGCGTCGCCTGCAGCAGATCCTGGGCGCTGCCGTTGGCCGCGCGCGGCGCGTTGGAGACGTCCACCACGGTCTTGTCGAGCTTTTTCACGACCGCTTCTTTTTTGGCGGTCACGGTCACCGTCTGGATGGGATCGAGTTCCTGCGCGGGCGCGTCCGCACTCGAGGCCAGCGCGGCCAGGCCAGACAGGAGCGCGAACAGTGTCGACTTCGGCACGGCATGTCCTTGGTGATGGAGGAAATCCATTCTAGGCAGGCGCGGCACGCCCGCATGCGCGTGTGTGACCGATGGCCGATGCGATGGGGTGAATGCGCGTATTGACCCTGCACGTTTCCGCACGCAGCGCCGGACGCGAATTTGCGGGCTGGGCTATGCTGGCCGTTCACGCAATCACCGAAGGAAGCGAACAGTGGAAAACAATATCCAGGACAAGGTCATCGTCATTACGGGCGCCAGCAGCGGGCTGGGCGAAGCCACGGCCCAGCATCTGTCGACGCTGGGCGCCATCGTGGTGCTGGGTGCGCGCCGCGTGGAGCGCATCGAGGCGCTGGCGCACGAGCTGAACACGGCCGGCGGCCGGGCGCTGGCGGTGCAGACCGACGTCACCGACGCCGCGCAGGTCCAGGCGCTGGTCGACGCCGCCATCGCCAAGTACGGCCGCGTCGACGTCATGCTCAACAACGCCGGCCTGATGCCGCATTCGCCGCTCGAGCGTCTGAAAATCGACGACTGGGACCGCATGATCGACGTGAACGTCAAGGGCGTCATGTACGGCATCGCGGCGGTGCTGCCGCACATGATCGAACGGCGTTCGGGCCACATCATCAGCGTGTCGTCGGTGGCCGGGCACAAGGTGCGCCCGGGCAGCGTCGTCTACTCGGCGACCAAGCACGCGGTGCGTGTGATCTCCGAAGGCCTGCGCCAGGAAGTCAAGGCGTACGGCTTGCGCACGACGAT
This genomic stretch from Massilia sp. 9096 harbors:
- the argA gene encoding amino-acid N-acetyltransferase — translated: MENPTLFVQWLRSVAPYIHAFGGKTFVVAFPGELVASGALPVLAQDLSLLVGLGIRVVLVHGSRPQVAEQLALRNVEGRFHNGVRITDGAAMECAKEAAGELRLDIEGAFSQGLPNTPMSNAHISIVSGNFVTARPLGVIDGVDHELTGVTRKIAADKIQTILETEDNIVLLSPLGFSPTGEVFNLTMEDVASAAAIALRAEKLIFLTEAELMRDAAGADIRELSTHQAEAVLQAGFLPADASFYLQHAIKATNRGVDRAHVVPYQMDGSALLELFTHDGVGTMISAENLESLRPATIEDVGGIIKLIEPLEADGTLVKRPRELIEREIEQFSVIEHDGVIFGCAALYPFPEEKMAEMACLTVSQDAQAQGDGERILKHMENRARAAGMSKLFVLTTRTSHWFKKRGFIPATVEDLPKDRAHMYNWQRRSQVLIKPL
- a CDS encoding oxidative damage protection protein, which translates into the protein MARTVHCIKLNKEAEGLAFPPYPGELGKRIYESVSKEAWDGWLKHQTMLINENRLNMADARARKYLATQMERHFFGEGADQAQGYVPPTA
- a CDS encoding DUF4337 domain-containing protein, whose translation is MEPTELISDDAASSNDALNRKVALTVALLASFMGVCKIKDDNINQAMQQAQADKIDHWGFYQARNQRQENAHIALLQLRLAAPARPAAEQAGYQKAIEELEKLEADQAKKKQDVQKQARDDQANYDALNYRDDQFDLSDAALALSLSMLAITTLTRQRWLYRAALVPTAFGVFYGAAGLFGLPFHPTWLTNLLS
- the rpiA gene encoding ribose-5-phosphate isomerase RpiA is translated as MTQDELKQAVARAAIDYVVDGEIIGVGTGSTANYFIDELGKIKERIKGAVASSEATAARLRSHGIDVVDLNDVDSISVYVDGADEIDGSGAMIKGGGAALTREKIVASVSRRFVCIADGSKLVARLGAFPLPVEIIPMAANAVSRQLQALGGQPRLRLNKGTNEPQVTDNGGYILDVAGLDIADPVALETSINGIVGVITVGLFARRGADVCLLGTGDGVKTMTYGG
- a CDS encoding phage regulatory CII family protein, which gives rise to MTRRYLDMNQHDALYTVARKFPGGLDALAQELDISVNVLRNKLSPTIASHYPSFEEVSQIVECCHKAGVAEAHLPLHALLVRHGMAAFVVPQPESARQDDLSQTVCRVMSEVGAVAEAVSSALLDGIITPTEADLIERKFQSALSVLGAWRARLRDETGSGIH
- a CDS encoding TonB-dependent receptor, encoding MPKSTLFALLSGLAALASSADAPAQELDPIQTVTVTAKKEAVVKKLDKTVVDVSNAPRAANGSAQDLLQATPDVSVTADGRITVKGNKQVTVLVDGKPSAMLSGSGEERALALQTMSGADIAAIEVITNPSAAYNANGGAILNIVLKRNRKPGAHGQVQGSTAKGGLCNLGASGDVTRGQLSAHASLALRHDGNDKLRASSVDWRDPLQGRSGRTTQRSEVFVHRVVDSAAFGIDDAIGEHDTLSLTARHNARRSHPLFDVLNSERGDGTETRYHRISDGPNEQSDDSTSLSFSHQDSASALKAMFQRSSTDALVDKSYSDVFLAPARATAFSHGASRSARHLTQGTLDWSRPLDSGQLGLGLDLRGQVDELGNYQAALDPLTRAETPDPGTTNAYAVNTLVQAAYVTDQIRHEAWEALLGARLERMAVRVESAQAAHWQTFDPSLHLKYDLGGKAGLTLSYRRSLQRPDPRDLDPFTTYVDAHDLSRGNPGLQPQRLSAWEAGLDAQVERLSGNLGAFVRTSRATVVDARSIDDSVIVTSKQNGGQARSVGVSGSLDWTVNAQLRLGVDTSVYQVTLETPDLADIVRQDGLAGTLNLRAAWSGAHDDVSLDAHGQSSSITPLGREGATSSVNLGWKHKLGKTLSLTVNANDIFDGSRRSDRTDAATFRQSGFEHVVARRVYVGFVQKFE
- a CDS encoding SDR family oxidoreductase, with the protein product MENNIQDKVIVITGASSGLGEATAQHLSTLGAIVVLGARRVERIEALAHELNTAGGRALAVQTDVTDAAQVQALVDAAIAKYGRVDVMLNNAGLMPHSPLERLKIDDWDRMIDVNVKGVMYGIAAVLPHMIERRSGHIISVSSVAGHKVRPGSVVYSATKHAVRVISEGLRQEVKAYGLRTTIISPGAVDTELPNSITEADVAEGVRKFYEIAISPTSFARAVAYAIGQPDDVDINEILFRPTQQEY